The following DNA comes from Pseudodesulfovibrio alkaliphilus.
CTGCGCACCATCCCCCATGTGGAGATCATCCGCATCGGGTCAAAGGTGCCTGCCGTGCTGCCCCAGCGCATCACGCCGGAGCTGACGGCCATGCTTCGCAAGCACCACCCGCTCTTCATCAGTCTGCACTTCGCCCACCCCGACGAGCTGACGGCCCAGACCGTTCGCGCCTGCGCCATGCTGGCCGATGCGGGCATCCCCCTGGGCAGCCAGACCGTGTTGCTCAAGGGCGTCAACGACGAGGTGGAGACCATGAAGCGGCTCATGCACGGCCTGCTCAAGGCCCGTGTGCGCCCCTACTACCTGTATCAGTGCGACCCCATCCCCGGTTCGGCCCACTTCAGGACTCGCGTGGAAAAGGGGCTTGAAATCATCCAGGGCCTGCGCGGCCACACCTCGGGCTACGCGGTGCCAAGCTACGTCATCGACGCACCGGGCGGCGGCGGCAAGATTCCCCTGCTGCCCGAATATTACGTGGGCCGCGACAAGGGCAACGTGCTGCTGCGCAACTACGAGGGCAGGCTCTTCACCTATCCCGACCCCGAGCCGTCGGCCGTCATCACTGGCGCCGCGCTCACGGAGAACGCGCAATGAACATCGGCATGACCTACGACCTCAAGGACGACTACCTCAGGCAGGGATTGTCGTGCGAGCAGGCCGCCGAATTCGACTCCGAAGTGACCATCGCGGGCATTCAGGGAGCGCTCGAGGACCTCGGCCACACCGTGGACCGCATCGGCAACGTCACCGCCCTGGTCTCGCGGCTGGCCGCAGGCCACCGCTGGGACCTGGTCTTCAACATCGCCGAAGGGCTGCACGGGCTGGGACGCGAGGCCCAGGTTCCGGCCCTGCTCGACGCATGGTCCATCCCCTACACCTTTTCCGGCCCAGAACTGATGGCCCTGACCCTGCACAAGGGCAGGACCAACGCCGTGGCCCGCTCCCTTGGCGTACCCACGGCCGACTACGCAGTCGTCGCCCGGCCCGCTGACCTGGACGCGGTGTCCCTTCCCTTCCCCCTGTTCGCCAAACCCGTGGCCGAGGGCACCAGCAAGGGCATCAGCGACCGCTCGCTGGTCCGCGACGCCGCCGCCCTGCGCGAGGTCTGCACCGACCTGCTGACAACCTTCCGCCAGCCTGTGCTGGTGGAAACGTATCTGCCCGGCCGCGAGTTCACCGTGGGCCTTCTGGGCAGCGGCGACCACAGCCGTGTGGCCGGCGTCATTGAGGTCAGGGCCGTGGGCCAGGGCGACGCCTCGGCCTACACCTATGAAAACAAGCAGGACTGGACCCGGCGCGTGGCCTACGAGTTGGTGGACGACGAGGCGGCCATGGGCGCGGCCCGGCTCGCCCTGCACGCCTGGCGCGTCCTGGGATGCCTGGATGCGGGCCGCATCGATGTGCGCCTGGACAGCGACGACGCGCCCCGGTTCATTGAGGTCAACCCCCTGCCGGGCCTCAACCCCGAAAGCTCGGACCTGCCCATCCTCTGGCGCCTTGGCGGCCGCACCTACGACGCCCTGATCCGGGAAATACTTCTCTCCGCCCTGGATCGCG
Coding sequences within:
- a CDS encoding D-alanine--D-alanine ligase family protein, which gives rise to MNIGMTYDLKDDYLRQGLSCEQAAEFDSEVTIAGIQGALEDLGHTVDRIGNVTALVSRLAAGHRWDLVFNIAEGLHGLGREAQVPALLDAWSIPYTFSGPELMALTLHKGRTNAVARSLGVPTADYAVVARPADLDAVSLPFPLFAKPVAEGTSKGISDRSLVRDAAALREVCTDLLTTFRQPVLVETYLPGREFTVGLLGSGDHSRVAGVIEVRAVGQGDASAYTYENKQDWTRRVAYELVDDEAAMGAARLALHAWRVLGCLDAGRIDVRLDSDDAPRFIEVNPLPGLNPESSDLPILWRLGGRTYDALIREILLSALDRVRRAENAGEAPGMAAGVAAGVAA